Genomic DNA from Hordeum vulgare subsp. vulgare chromosome 2H, MorexV3_pseudomolecules_assembly, whole genome shotgun sequence:
TGACGTAGATCCCCACGGCGGCGGCCACGAGGTCCGCCACGCTCCACTCCGCCGACGCCATGACGTTCAGCGGCCACAGGCTCCTCTGCACGGTCACGTTCACCAGCACCTTGCTCGGCGTCCTCCGGACCGCCAGCGGCTCGCCGTCGTCTGCGGCCCGGAAGTTCCTGCCCCTCACGCCGGCGAGCAGGTCCGGCTGCGTCTTGGGCCTCTGCTTTGCCAGCTGGTGCCGCTGCTCCGTCCCGCGCCCGTGGAACGACGCCGACCGCTGCCCCGGGCCTCGCAGCAGCTGCCCTCCTGCCTCCTGCCTTTGCCGGTCGCCGGAGCAGCTCTTGTCGAAGGAAGGCGCGTGAGGAGGCATCGCCCGTGCTGGCGGTGACCGGCAAGCGCTGCCGCAGAACAGCTCCAAAGTCCAAACACCCGGGCGATCAGACGGCGCGCGCAAGGATCACGGCTGC
This window encodes:
- the LOC123426632 gene encoding uncharacterized protein LOC123426632, which codes for MPPHAPSFDKSCSGDRQRQEAGGQLLRGPGQRSASFHGRGTEQRHQLAKQRPKTQPDLLAGVRGRNFRAADDGEPLAVRRTPSKVLVNVTVQRSLWPLNVMASAEWSVADLVAAAVGIYVKEGRRPLLPSTDPSTFGLHYSQFSLESLDPREKVMELGSRSFFLCPRSSSAAIQTSSSSCSSAGASGVRNAGEAPTSAGEPPAWLRYMPFWPTM